Proteins found in one Misgurnus anguillicaudatus chromosome 3, ASM2758022v2, whole genome shotgun sequence genomic segment:
- the caly gene encoding calcyon neuron-specific vesicular protein, with product MVKLGSNLVEKVERQGSLEDGFDNIPLITPLEVNQLQQSFPDKVIVKTTTEYQLKEKKRKLYVPSTKNLNINHYDELPKHFMLIALIVIILTFLACLLLFVMYKALWDDQLGCPKGYVLQHSHCKQEALEMYYPDQVSRGSLYTAMTHLNQAKRNIPELSSPWLPLINALKEGQRAKGEGNH from the exons ATGGTTAAGTTAGGCAGTAACCTGGTGGAAAAGGTGGAGAGACAGGGGTCACTTGAGGATGGTTTCGACAACATCCCCCTCATCACTCCTCTGGAGGTCAACCAGTTACAGCAGTCTTTCCCCGACAAG GTGATTGTGAAAACCACAACAGAATATCAGCTAAAGGAGAAGAAGAGGAAGCTGTATGTCCCGAGCACTAAGAACCTGAACATTAACCATTATGATGAGTTGCCAAAGCATTTCATG CTCATTGCACTGATCGTGATAATCCTGACTTTCCTGGCATGCCTGCTTCTGTTTGTCATGTATAAAGCGCTATGGGATGACCAGCTCGGCTGCCCTAAGGGCTACGTTCTTCAG CACAGTCACTGCAAACAGGAAGCTCTGGAGATGTACTACCCTGACCAGGTTTCCAGAGGCAGCCTCTACACTGCCATGACCCACCTTAACCAGGCCAAGAGGAACATCCCAGAGCTCTCCTCCCCATGGCTCCCCCTCATCAACGCTCTGAAGGAGGGTCAGAGAGCCAAGGGAGAGGGAAACCACTAA